In Eschrichtius robustus isolate mEscRob2 chromosome 2, mEscRob2.pri, whole genome shotgun sequence, a single window of DNA contains:
- the ATPSCKMT gene encoding ATP synthase subunit C lysine N-methyltransferase, translated as MEGGGTPPETLKEERQSGCVPPTSLEGNSLKKSNWGFLFTGIVGGTLVAVYAVATPFITPALRRICLPFVPATAKQIENVVKMLRCRRGPLVDIGSGDGRIPVHKAGSRLAQFACCCPSVMEEKVIAAAKEGFTAVGYELNPWLVWYSRYCARREGVQASAKFYISDLWKVTFSQYSNVVIFGVPQMMPQLEKKLELELEDEARVIACRFPFPHWTPAQVTGEGIDTVWAYDASSFRRSKKRP; from the exons ATGGAGGGAGGAG GGACACCCCCAGAAACACTTAAAGAAGAAAGGCAGTCAGGATGTGTTCCACCTACAAGTCTTGAGGGCAACAGTTTGAAGAAAAGCAATTGGGGGTTCTTATTTACTGGCATTGTTGGGGGGACGCTGGTGGCCGTGTACGCCGTGGCCACACCGTTTATAACACCAGCCCTCCGAAGAATCTGTTTGCCTTTTGTACCTGCAACTGCAAAGCAGATTGAAAATGTTGTGAAAATGTTGCGATGCAGGAGAGGACCCCTGGTAGACATCGGTAGCGGCGACGGGCGTATC CCAGTTCACAAGGCGGGCTCCAGGCTCGCTCAGTTCGCCTGCTGCTGTCCGTCAGTGATGGAAGAGAAG GTAATAGCAGCTGCAAAGGAAGGATTCACAGCTGTGGGTTATGAATTAAACCCCTGGCTCGTCTGGTACTCCAGATACTGCGCTCGGCGGGAAGGGGTGCAGGCATCGGCCAAGTTTTACATCTCAGACTTGTGGAAG GTCACTTTTTCGCAGTACTCAAATGTTGTTATCTTTGGTGTGCCCCAGATG ATGCCGCAGTTGGAGAAGAAGCTTGAGCTTGAACTTGAGGACGAGGCTAGAGTCATTGCTTGCCGGTTCCCCTTCCCACACTGGACCCCGGCCCAGGTCACGGGGGAGGGGATAGACACCGTGTGGGCCTACGATGCCAGTTCTTTCAGGAGGAGTAAGAAAAGGCCCTGA
- the CCT5 gene encoding T-complex protein 1 subunit epsilon, with protein sequence MASVGTLAFDEYGRPFLIIKDQDRKSRLMGLEALKSHIMAAKAVANTMRTSLGPNGLDKMMVDKDGDVTVTNDGATILSMMDVDHQIAKLMVELSKSQDDEIGDGTTGVVVLAGALLEEAEQLLDRGIHPIRIADGYEQAARIAIEYLDRISDSVLVDMKDTEPLIQTAKTTLGSKVVNSCHRQMAEIAVNAVLTVADMQRRDVDFELIKVEGKVGGRLEDTKLIKGVIVDKDFSHPQMPKQVEDAKIAILTCPFEPPKPKTKHKLDVTSVEDFKALQKYEKEKFEEMIRQIKETGANLAICQWGFDDEANHLLLQNNLPAVRWVGGPEIELIAIATGGRIVPRFSELTAEKLGFAGLVKEISFGTTKDKMLVIEQCKNSRAVTIFIRGGNKMIIEEAKRSLHDALCVIRNLIRDNRVVYGGGAAEVACALAVSQEADKCPTLEQYAMRAFADALEVIPMALAENSGMNPIQTMTEVRAKQVKEMNPALGIDCMHRGTNDMKQQHVIETLIGKKQQISLATQMVRMILKIDDIRKPGESEE encoded by the exons ATGGCGTCCGTGGGGACCCTCGCCTTCGATGAATATGGCCGCCCTTTCCTCATCATCAAGGATCAGGACCGCAAGTCTCGTCTTATGGGACTTGAGGCCCTCAAG TCTCATATAATGGCAGCAAAGGCTGTAGCAAATACAATGAGAACATCACTTGGACCAAACG GGCTCGATAAGATGATGGTGGATAAGGATGGCGACGTGACCGTAACTAATGACGGTGCCACCATCTTAAGCATGATGGATGTCGATCATCAGATCGCCAAGCTGATGGTCGAACTGTCCAAATCACAGGATGATGAAATTGGAGATGGAACCACAGGAGTGGTTG TCCTGGCTGGTGCCCTGTTGGAAGAGGCCGAGCAGCTGCTGGACCGCGGCATTCACCCCATCAGGATCGCCGATGGCTACGAGCAGGCCGCCCGCATCGCTATCGAGTACCTGGACAGGATCAGCGACAGTGTCCTCGTCGACATGAAGGACACCGAGCCCCTGATCCAGACCGCGAAGACCACGCTGGGCTCCAAAGT GGTTAACAGCTGTCACCGACAAATGGCCGAGATTGCCGTGAACGCCGTCCTCACTGTGGCCGACATGCAGCGCAGAGACGTTGACTTCGAGCTCATCAAAGTAGAAGGCAAAGTGGGCGGGAGGCTGGAGGACACCAAGCTGATCAAGGGCGTGATCGTGGACAAGGATTTCAGTCACCCGCAGATGCCCAAA CAAGTGGAAGATGCTAAGATTGCCATCCTCACGTGTCCATTTGAACCGCCGAAACCAAAGACGAAGCATAAGCTGGATGTGACGTCTGTGGAAGATTTTAAAGCCCTTCAGAAATATGAAAAGGAGAAGTTTGAGGAGATGATTCGGCAG ATTAAAGAAACTGGCGCTAACCTAGCCATTTGCCAGTGGGGCTTTGACGACGAAGCAAATCATTTACTCCTTCAGAATAACCTGCCTGCGGTTCGTTGGGTCGGAGGCCCTGAAATCGAG CTGATCGCCATTGCCACAGGCGGCCGCATCGTCCCGAGGTTCTCAGAGCTCACGGCCGAGAAGCTGGGCTTTGCGGGTCTTGTGAAGGAGATTTCATTCGGGACCACTAAAGACAAGATGCTGGTCATCGAGCAGTGCAAGAACTCCAGAGCCGTCACCATTTTCATCAGAGGAGGAAATAAGATG ATCATCGAGGAAGCCAAACGATCCCTTCACGATGCTCTGTGTGTCATCCGGAACCTCATCCGTGACAACCGCGTGGTGTACGGCGGAGGCGCTGCCGAAGTAGCCTGTGCTCTGGCCGTCAGCCAGGAGGCCGACAAG TGCCCGACCTTGGAGCAGTACGCCATGCGAGCCTTCGCCGACGCCCTGGAGGTCATCCCCATGGCCCTCGCCGAAAACAGCGGCATGAATCCCATCCAGACTATGACCGAAGTCCGAGCCAAACAAGTGAAGGAGATGAACCCTGCCCTCGGGATTGACTGCATGCACAGGGGGACAAACG ATATGAAGCAACAACACGTCATAGAAACCTTGATTGGCAAAAAGCAACAGATCTCTCTTGCAACACAAATGGTTAGAATGATTTTGAAGATTGATGACATCCGTAAGCCTGGAGaatctgaagaataa